In Actinoplanes derwentensis, the following proteins share a genomic window:
- the hisB gene encoding imidazoleglycerol-phosphate dehydratase HisB, producing MSRIGRIDRVTNETKVLVEIDLDGTGKGDLHTGVGFYDHMLNQIAKHGGFDLTVRTEGDLEIDSHHTIEDTAIALGEAFAQALGDKRGIRRYGSATIPMDEVLVRAAVDLSGRAYVVHDEPLLVPYIGPVYATSMTRHIFEAFGHAAKVTLHVDVLRACRPGGHPDAHHVVEAQFKAFSRALREAVEIDARNAGALPSTKGML from the coding sequence GTGAGCCGCATCGGCCGCATCGACCGTGTGACGAACGAGACCAAGGTGCTCGTCGAGATCGATCTCGACGGCACCGGCAAGGGTGACCTGCACACCGGGGTCGGCTTCTACGACCACATGCTCAACCAGATCGCCAAGCACGGCGGGTTCGACCTGACCGTGCGTACCGAGGGTGATCTGGAGATCGACTCGCACCACACCATCGAGGACACCGCGATCGCGCTCGGTGAGGCGTTCGCGCAGGCGCTCGGCGACAAGCGGGGCATCCGGCGGTACGGTTCGGCCACCATTCCGATGGACGAGGTCCTGGTGCGGGCGGCCGTGGATCTGTCCGGCCGGGCCTATGTGGTGCACGACGAGCCGCTGCTGGTGCCGTACATCGGCCCGGTCTACGCGACGAGCATGACCCGGCACATCTTCGAGGCGTTCGGTCACGCGGCGAAGGTGACCCTGCACGTGGACGTGCTGCGTGCCTGCCGCCCGGGTGGTCACCCGGACGCGCACCACGTGGTGGAGGCCCAGTTCAAGGCCTTCTCCCGGGCGCTGCGTGAGGCTGTCGAGATCGACGCCCGCAACGCCGGTGCGCTGCCGTCCACCAAGGGGATGCTGTGA
- a CDS encoding histidinol-phosphate transaminase, translating into MTTIDDLPIRDDLRGQTPYGAPQLDVAVRLNTNEHAFAVPRPVIEAMRKTLDAELADLNRYPDRDAVALRSDLAGYLGHDLSYRQVWAANGSNEVQQQLLQAFGGPGRTALGFGPSYSMHPLLAAGTGTRWIGSLRDPDFGLRADAAVAEIHRHDPDLVFLCSPNNPTGTALDPAVVDAVLGAARGMVLVDEAYFEYARGGTRSAIELLPEHPRLVVTRTMSKAFGFAGGRLGYFAADPAVVDAVQLVRLPYHLSALTQAAARAAVSQSAALLATVEQIKVQRDRIVSTLRGRGVTTADSDANFVLFRTGDDQKAAWQAFLDRGVLIRDVGLAGWLRVTAGIESETTAFLNAAEEIL; encoded by the coding sequence ATGACCACCATCGACGATCTGCCGATCCGGGACGACCTGCGTGGCCAGACCCCGTATGGGGCGCCGCAGCTCGACGTCGCCGTCCGGTTGAACACGAACGAGCATGCTTTCGCGGTTCCGCGGCCGGTGATCGAGGCAATGCGTAAGACGCTCGACGCCGAGCTGGCCGACCTCAACCGGTACCCGGACCGGGACGCCGTGGCGTTGCGCTCCGACCTGGCCGGCTATCTCGGTCACGATCTGTCCTACCGGCAGGTGTGGGCCGCGAACGGGTCCAACGAGGTTCAGCAGCAGCTGCTGCAGGCGTTCGGTGGGCCGGGCCGGACCGCGCTCGGGTTCGGCCCGTCCTATTCGATGCATCCGCTGCTCGCAGCGGGTACCGGCACTCGCTGGATCGGTTCGCTGCGCGATCCCGATTTCGGGTTGCGGGCGGACGCGGCGGTCGCTGAGATCCACCGGCACGACCCGGACCTGGTGTTCCTCTGTTCGCCGAACAACCCGACCGGCACCGCCTTGGATCCCGCGGTGGTCGACGCGGTGCTCGGGGCGGCGCGGGGCATGGTGCTGGTCGACGAGGCCTATTTCGAGTACGCCCGGGGCGGCACCCGCAGCGCGATCGAGTTGCTGCCGGAGCACCCGCGCCTGGTGGTGACCCGGACGATGAGTAAGGCGTTCGGGTTCGCCGGTGGGCGGCTGGGCTATTTCGCGGCCGATCCGGCGGTGGTCGACGCGGTGCAGTTGGTGCGCCTGCCGTACCACTTGAGTGCCTTGACGCAGGCCGCTGCCCGGGCCGCCGTGTCGCAGAGTGCCGCGCTGCTGGCCACGGTGGAGCAGATCAAGGTCCAGCGGGATCGGATCGTCTCCACCTTGAGGGGCCGGGGCGTCACCACCGCGGACAGCGACGCCAACTTCGTGCTGTTCCGCACCGGCGATGATCAGAAGGCCGCCTGGCAGGCCTTCCTGGACCGGGGTGTGCTGATCCGGGACGTGGGCCTGGCCGGCTGGCTGCGAGTCACCGCCGGTATCGAATCTGAGACCACCGCTTTTCTGAACGCCGCCGAGGAGATCCTGTGA
- the hisD gene encoding histidinol dehydrogenase: MLNRIDLRGSRRDPRGLLPRAQLDVSVAVERIRPLVEAVHEHGFSAIREATEKFDGVTLERLRVPAEAIAAAADVLEPEVRAALLEVIKRARKVHADQRRTDTTTQVVDGGTVTERWVPVRRVGLYVPGGLAVYPSTVVMNVVPAQEAGVEGLVVTSPPQIANNGLPDSRVLAACALLGVTEVYAVGGAQAIAMLGYGADGVDEADRCEPVDVITGPGNIWVTAAKRILQGRVGIDAEAGPTEIAILADETADPRHVAADLISQAEHDPLAASVLVTDSPALADAVEAELEIQIKTTKHDQRVRTALTGEQSGVVLVDDLEQGLRVVDEYAAEHLEIQTRDAREWAMRVRNAGAIFVGAWAPVSLGDYAAGSNHVLPTGGCARHSSGLSVQSFLRGIHVVEYTEEALRDVAGHVVALANAEDLPAHGDAVKVRFS; encoded by the coding sequence GTGCTGAATCGGATCGACCTGCGCGGCTCCCGGCGGGACCCGCGCGGACTGCTGCCCCGTGCCCAGCTCGACGTCTCTGTGGCCGTCGAGAGGATTCGCCCGCTTGTCGAGGCGGTCCATGAGCATGGGTTCAGTGCGATCCGGGAGGCGACCGAGAAGTTCGACGGCGTCACCCTGGAGCGCCTGCGTGTGCCGGCCGAGGCGATCGCCGCGGCTGCCGACGTGCTGGAGCCCGAGGTGCGGGCCGCCCTGCTCGAGGTGATCAAACGGGCTCGTAAGGTGCACGCCGACCAGCGCCGTACCGACACGACCACGCAGGTGGTCGACGGGGGCACGGTCACCGAGCGCTGGGTGCCGGTGCGCCGGGTCGGTCTCTACGTGCCCGGTGGCCTGGCCGTCTACCCGTCGACCGTGGTGATGAACGTGGTGCCCGCCCAGGAGGCCGGTGTCGAGGGTCTGGTGGTGACGTCGCCGCCGCAGATCGCCAACAACGGTCTGCCGGACTCGCGGGTCCTGGCGGCGTGCGCGCTGCTCGGGGTGACCGAGGTCTACGCGGTCGGTGGCGCGCAGGCGATCGCGATGCTGGGTTACGGCGCGGACGGTGTGGACGAGGCCGACCGGTGTGAGCCGGTCGATGTGATCACCGGGCCGGGCAACATCTGGGTGACCGCCGCGAAGCGGATCCTGCAGGGCCGGGTCGGGATCGACGCGGAGGCCGGCCCGACCGAGATCGCGATCCTGGCCGACGAGACCGCCGATCCGCGGCATGTCGCCGCCGACCTGATCAGTCAGGCCGAGCACGACCCGCTCGCCGCGAGTGTGCTGGTCACGGACTCTCCGGCGCTGGCCGACGCGGTCGAGGCCGAGTTGGAGATCCAGATCAAGACCACCAAGCACGACCAGCGGGTACGGACCGCGCTCACCGGCGAGCAGTCCGGTGTGGTGCTGGTCGACGACTTGGAGCAGGGTCTTCGGGTGGTCGACGAGTACGCTGCGGAGCACCTGGAGATCCAGACCCGGGACGCGCGCGAGTGGGCCATGCGGGTCCGTAACGCGGGTGCGATCTTCGTGGGCGCGTGGGCGCCGGTGTCGCTCGGTGACTACGCGGCCGGTTCCAATCACGTGTTGCCGACCGGGGGCTGCGCGCGGCACTCGTCGGGGCTGTCGGTGCAGTCGTTCCTACGGGGCATCCACGTCGTGGAGTACACGGAGGAGGCTCTGCGTGATGTCGCCGGGCACGTGGTGGCGCTCGCGAACGCGGAGGATCTGCCGGCCCACGGTGACGCGGTGAAGGTCCGGTTCTCATGA
- a CDS encoding LON peptidase substrate-binding domain-containing protein produces the protein MSDRLPVFPLSTVLFPGLVLPLHIFEERYRALVRELVAKSEETPHEFGVVTFRHGSEVTPDPGEDTAVTAPPIGADDLYEVGCTAELRHVTELPDGRFDIMTVGRRRFRVLSVEQGAEPYLTARVEWLPEEDEPSPAAQLFAPRVLTAFRVYLELLRPNSEGLDQVPDDPTVLSHLVAATAQLTVEERQMLLAAPDTADRLRAELRLLNREVGLLAKVRAVPVPLADLARPASPN, from the coding sequence GTGAGCGATCGGCTGCCGGTCTTCCCGCTGAGCACGGTGCTCTTCCCAGGTCTGGTGCTGCCCTTGCACATTTTCGAGGAGCGTTACCGCGCCCTCGTCCGCGAGCTGGTGGCCAAGTCGGAGGAGACACCGCACGAGTTCGGCGTGGTCACCTTTCGGCACGGCAGCGAGGTCACCCCCGACCCCGGCGAGGACACCGCCGTTACCGCGCCCCCGATCGGCGCCGACGATCTCTACGAAGTGGGCTGCACTGCCGAGTTGCGGCACGTCACCGAGTTGCCGGACGGCCGCTTCGACATCATGACCGTCGGCCGCCGCCGTTTCCGGGTGCTGAGCGTCGAGCAGGGCGCCGAGCCCTACCTGACGGCTCGTGTCGAGTGGCTTCCCGAGGAGGACGAGCCCAGCCCAGCCGCGCAGCTCTTCGCTCCGCGGGTGCTCACCGCGTTCCGGGTCTACCTGGAGCTGCTGCGCCCCAACAGTGAAGGCCTCGACCAGGTGCCCGACGACCCGACCGTCCTGTCCCATCTGGTCGCGGCCACTGCCCAGCTCACCGTCGAGGAGCGGCAGATGTTGCTGGCCGCACCTGACACGGCGGACCGGTTACGGGCCGAGCTACGGCTGCTGAACCGTGAGGTCGGCTTGTTGGCCAAGGTGCGTGCGGTCCCGGTCCCGTTGGCCGACCTGGCCAGACCGGCAAGCCCGAACTAG